AGTAAAAGCAAATGTGAAGATAGTGTATTTGCAACAACCACTACCATTTCAAACCATGAAGAAATTTTCTTTTTTTAGAAAGAAAGAATTTAAAATGGCTGTATATCAAAACATAGTGGGTACTTTAATCAAATACTCTATAAGGAAAAGTTCTCCATACGTAATAGTGCAAACAAAATGGATGGAAGATGCTGTAAAAAAGGAACATCTTGTTAAAGATGAACAATTATTTAAATGTTTTCCCAAACTGAAAATAAGTAATAGAACTAGTACACATAACACTACAAATGATAATAGGTTGTCTTCTTTCTTTTTTCCAGCAGCATTATATGTGTATAAAAACCATTCTGTTATAATTGAGGCATGTAAAATATTGAAAAACAAGTATTTTGTTAATAATTTTGAAGTGCTCTTAACTGTAACAAAGAAAGAATTTGCATCGAAATTTGATGAGATTCCAACACAATTGAAGTTTATAGGGAATATTAAAAGAGAAAAAGTATTGGATTTGTATAGTAGGACTGTTCTTCTCTTCCCATCTTATATTGAAACTTTTGGACTTCCATTGCTTGAAAGTTCCAATGTTAAAGGAAACATTATTGCAGCAAAAACCGAATTTAGTTTGGAAATATTAGATGGATATGAGAAAGCTTTTTTCTTTGAATATAATAATCCTTATGAATTAGCTGATATAATGTTAAAATTTATAAATAATAAGGTAGAATATAAAAAATACGATAGGAAAGGAAAAATAAAAACCGATAATTTATTGCATTTTATTGGAGAAAATATTTTGGAGAAAAATAGTAAGGAGTTATAATATGAAAATTTTGCATATTTGTTTGACTGGGCCATATACAGAAAATTTGAATTATCAGGAAAATATGCTAACGAAGTTTCAAAGTGAAAATACCAATGATAGAGTATACGTAATTGCATCTCAGTTTTTTTGGAATAGAGAAGGAAAAGTTGAAAAAACGTTGAAAAAAACTTACATCAATGGAAACGGAGTGAAGGTTTTTAGATTATCAATAAAAAAATTTAAAAATAAAAATGTATTTTTTAGATATAAATTATTTAATGATTTTGAAAATACAGTTAATTCCATATCTCCAGATATTATTTTTGTACATAATTTGCAATTTTTTGATATATTAAAGCTGATTAAATATAAAAAAAGGAATACTAATTGTAGAATCATAGTTGATAACCATTCAGACTTTTCTAATAGTGCTAGAAATTTTATATCGAAATTATTCTATTTAATAGTATGGAGATATATTGCAAAAAGGATTAATCCCTATGTTGAAAAGTTCTATGGTGTTTTGCCTGCAAGAGTTGATTTTTTGGAAAACATTTATGGCCTTCCTCAAAAAAAATGTGAGCTATTACTAATGGGAGCAGATGATGAAAAAGTACTTGAGGCTCAAGATCCCAAAGAAAGATTGAATATTCGGATGAAGTATGGAATTGATGATAATGATTTTCTTATTATTACTGGTGGAAAAATAGATATGTGGAAGAAGCAGACATTGTTTTTAATGGATGCTGTGGCTAGTATTAATAATCCTAAAATCAAACTAATCGTATTTGGATCTGTTTCACCAGATTTGAAGGAGGATGTAAGAAAACGGTGCATTGAGCATAAGATACAATATATTGGTTGGCTTGATGCTGGAGATTCATATAAGTATTTTGCCTCGGCTGATCTCGTTGTTTTTCCGGGACGTCATTCTGTTTTTTGGGAGCAAGTTGTGGGGCAGGGAATTCCGATGATTTGTAAGTATTGGGAGGGTACTACTCACATTGATTTAGGTGGAAATGTTCTTTTTATAAAAGAAGATAGCATAAATGAAATAGCTTCTTGTATAAAAAAGGTTATTAATGACAATCAACTGTATAAAAGAATGAAAACTGTTGCTGTTGATAAAGGAATGAAGTCATTTTCATACAAGAAAATATCAGACAAGTCATTATCATAAATTATGTATACTAATTTTTAGTTGTTTTTATGGCTGTATATATTACAGTAATGGTTCATATAGAGATTCCTGATCATGTTGATAATCATTGTGATTTTACAAACAGTGCAAAAAGTTGTACGTCACAATGTTGCATTGAAGATTAATTCTTACTGGTGGAAAGATAGATTTTTATAAAAAAGAAACTT
Above is a window of Liquorilactobacillus hordei DSM 19519 DNA encoding:
- a CDS encoding glycosyltransferase produces the protein MLFVVNDVAAIPEAGGIYSVLEDFYNEVLENDKTNKWVFILSGKYFQETRNIKIKVIKNQKKWMSRFFFEFITGEKIINLLNPDVYISLQNTITMGVKANVKIVYLQQPLPFQTMKKFSFFRKKEFKMAVYQNIVGTLIKYSIRKSSPYVIVQTKWMEDAVKKEHLVKDEQLFKCFPKLKISNRTSTHNTTNDNRLSSFFFPAALYVYKNHSVIIEACKILKNKYFVNNFEVLLTVTKKEFASKFDEIPTQLKFIGNIKREKVLDLYSRTVLLFPSYIETFGLPLLESSNVKGNIIAAKTEFSLEILDGYEKAFFFEYNNPYELADIMLKFINNKVEYKKYDRKGKIKTDNLLHFIGENILEKNSKEL
- a CDS encoding glycosyltransferase family 4 protein, whose translation is MKILHICLTGPYTENLNYQENMLTKFQSENTNDRVYVIASQFFWNREGKVEKTLKKTYINGNGVKVFRLSIKKFKNKNVFFRYKLFNDFENTVNSISPDIIFVHNLQFFDILKLIKYKKRNTNCRIIVDNHSDFSNSARNFISKLFYLIVWRYIAKRINPYVEKFYGVLPARVDFLENIYGLPQKKCELLLMGADDEKVLEAQDPKERLNIRMKYGIDDNDFLIITGGKIDMWKKQTLFLMDAVASINNPKIKLIVFGSVSPDLKEDVRKRCIEHKIQYIGWLDAGDSYKYFASADLVVFPGRHSVFWEQVVGQGIPMICKYWEGTTHIDLGGNVLFIKEDSINEIASCIKKVINDNQLYKRMKTVAVDKGMKSFSYKKISDKSLS